In Roseovarius arcticus, the genomic stretch TTCCTAATGAGCAAATGGTGAAGCTTCTAGTAGACAAATGGTGGACATTCTAATATGCAATCTGTGGTAAGGAACCAGACCCCTCACACGGTATGTTTTCCACAAAGTTCGAAAGGGAAGCTCCGATCCATGAGTGAAACAGAAGACTACCTGCCAAGACACCTCATTCCAGAGCTTGAAGATGCAATCGCATCAGCACGTGTGGTTAACCTCATAGGTCCGAGGCAGGTCGGCAAGACGACACTTGTAAGAGACTTGTTTGGCAATGGCCGTTTTATCACTTTGGATGACGCTGCAGTCTTGGCCGCCATTGAATCGGACCCAGAAGGGCAGCTCGCCAGTCTGATGGAAGACCTAGACCGCGCACCGCTTATCATTGATGAGGCTCAGCGGTCTAAAAAGCTGGCTCTGGCAATTAAGAGGGTTGTGGATACCAATCGGCGCAAAGGGCAGTTTGTCCTTACCGGATCCTCCAACGTATTTACGACCACTGACGTAGCTGACTCGCTTGCGGGCAGGATGCGCACACTTAAGCTCTGGCCCTTGTCAGTTGCCGAAGTCAAAAGAGCACCTGTCAGCCGCCTAATGGATTGGGCGATGCAAAAAGACCCGAAGCTAGGGCAAGTGGTTGATCCAGAGCCGGTCAGCCGAAGTGACTACATTGATCTCATTCTGGAAGGTGGCTTTCCTGAAACCAGAACGCTGCCACTCAGATCCCGTCAGCGGCAGTATCGGGACTATATCGACGCGGTCGTTGAGCGCGATGTGGCAGATATCACGCCGGTTCGGAAGCCAGATGCCCTGCGTATCCTGATAGACCAGATGGCGGCACGGTCGGCTCAAGAGATCAACGCGTCCGAACTCGCCAAACTGACCAAGCTGCAGCGCGCTACGGTCGAACAATATCTAGATATCCTGATACGGTTATCAATGCTCACCAAGCTGGGTGCCTGGACATCGGGTGAGGGCAAGCGGGAAATCAAGAACCCAAAATATCACTTCGCAGATTCAGGCATAGCCTGTGCCTTGCGCCGCTTCACTGAAGATACCTTTACCATCGACAACAATCCGCAAGCCCTCGGCGGTCTGCTTGAGAGCTTCGTTTTGAACGAGATCCAGCGTGCCGTCCCAATGCAGGCCGCTGACTATCGGCTCTATCACTGGCGCAGTGCGGACCAGCGAGAGATTGACATCCTGATCGACGGCGGCAGCCATCTGGTCTGTGTCGAGGTCAAAGCTTCTGCATCAGTCAGCGGAGATGATTTCAAACACCTCAAATGGTTCTCAAAAGACGGACCCGGTCGTAGTCGGGCATGTACCGGCATCGTGTTCTATTTGGGTCAGAAAAAACTCACCTTTGGTGATAGAAATTTTGCACTCCCCGTGAGCGCCCTGTGGAGTGACATCAATGATTAAGCCTTGGCATCCTAGGACCTGCCTTGGTCTGCTCTCATCGTGACGCGGACCGAGAGCGTAGTTATTGAAAGTCGCAGAGATTTTCGCTGCTACTTTAGCGATAGTGATTGCATCGCAAATCACGCAATCTAGTGTGTTCCGAAAGAGGGTTTCGTTAATGGCATCAATTCTAACGTTTTTTCGAGTTTTATTTTTTTTCGCGATTTATTTTTTGATATGCATGGTGGCCGTAGTGACTGTGTTGCAAGGCTGGCCCGTTGGCGGTCAAATGCTCTTTGCCTTTGGGTTGCCTATCTTGCTTGTGTGGTTGCAAGAGCGCAGAAGGGCACGGAAGGCGCTCAGCAAGCCGGATACGGTTGAAGATAAAAAACAGCGTAGCCATTCACCCAACATCGCGCCGCGCATTTCCGATAAAGAGATTGTCCGCAAACCTCCGATGAGCGCTGAGAAGCCAGCCGCATCTCCCCAACTGCCGCCTGAATTTCCAAAACAGGATCACGCTGAAATTGTGCGTGCTGGCCAGTCTGCGGCACCAGCACTTTCCGCCATTGCAACGCAGTATGAAAACGCGCGGCCAAAAGGACAAAAGACGCAAACGAATTCACGTAGGAGTGGCTGGATATCTGCGGCAGAGACAGCGACCGTTGCTGGACGAGATATCGGTGGAATGGTTTATGTCGGCACGCCGCCATTGCTCAATCAGCACGGCTATCAAGACAAATGCAGAGCATTCATTGACCCGTCTCTTTCTGTCGCTAGGACAGGGGACGATAGGGCAGGGGAGGGCATGTCGTACTGGCCTGGGTACTCCGATATTTCAGCACGAAGCAGGGCTACCTATCTTGAGTGGTTGGCAAGTGGCCGTTCTGACCCATCCTATAATCCGGGTTACATGTTTTTGTATTTTTACGGGTAAGAGCGGCGATTTTTCGTCGACCAATCCAACGCAGATGCAAAGGATATCATCGCGGAAGTTCGGAGATTGATTTCTCTTTATCCTGAAAACCATTCGGTGAAACGATACTTGGGTGAATTTCTTGATATCGCGACACTTGCCGAAACTGAGTTTGAGGCGCTGGAGCCGACCTTTGAACGCCAGGGTTGGGAGCTTCCATTTTCGTTGAAGTATGCGATTGGCGCGCGTCTCGATAAGGGAGAAAACCTGAGCGCAGACTGGGTCCTGAGCTGGTTGATTTGCCATCCAGAGAGCCATTTACGCACGCCCGCTACGCGCTGTCGTGAAGAGTTTCTGGCGTTGTTCAAGATCCGGTTCGACGATCGCTTTCCCAATGGGCTAAAGGTCAGCAAGACGCGCAAACACCTCAAAGCAACGTATCGCGCAGCCTCAAGCGAGTTCGAGGGGACACTCAACCCAACAGCCGACGGCAAACCCGTTCCAGATATCTCCGGATTGCGAAAGCCGGTCGAGATTGCGCAGGAAGTCGCGGACGAAGTCATAGACGGCCTTGATAAGCTGAGCCGCTATCTTGGTCGGAACCCCGAGGGTCGCGGAAGCATCGAAGCGCATGCCCTCTTGCCACTAGATCTGTGGACCCTGTTCCCATCGACAGAAATGGAAGCGCTGAAAGAGTGGGCGAGGGGGATCATGAAGAGCGGCGGACTTATTCCGCTGGCCGACGTGATCGAAAAGCTCGAAGGACAGCGCAGCACGAAAATTGGCAAGCGACAGCTAACAGGGGCGGCAGATGCTTTGGCGCGTCTTGGATTTGGGCTGGCACCTGATCCACGCTTTGCACTGCGTTCCCCGAAACCGGAAGAGCCTGTGGTCTTGTTTGATCTCGGCGAGCAGATCGAAAAGCTGGAAGATGTTTCGGCAAGTTATCAGACTGCGTTGATGGAGTTAGCTCTTGCCTCGTTTGTCGCCCATGCTGATGGGCGTATCGCCGAAGCTGAACGCAATGCGTTGGAGGCTCAAGTTGCATCTGTTGAGGGGCTGAGTGAGCAGGAGCGCCACCGGCTTCAGGCAAATATGGTATGGTTCCTTGCTGTGCCGCCTGACATGACGCTGCTGCGCCGCAAACTCAAAGATGTTGGTGTGGAAGACCAAACGGCGATGCGTGCGGCCTTGGTGGGTGCGGCACACGCCGATGGTGTCATCCAATCCGAAGAAGTCGCCAGTATTGAGAAGGTGTACAAGGCATTGGGTCTTGATCCGTCGCTTGCGTATTCAGACCTGCACGCTGGAGAAATTGCGGATGCACCACGCACTGTTCGCGCGGCCCAGCCGGGCAATTCTGGAGAGGCCATTCCTGAGCTACAAAAGGCAACCGGGCCAGTGCTGGATGCATCGCGGATTGCGGCTATTAGATCAGATACGGCGCGGGTGTCTTCTGTCCTTGGACAGATATTTGAAGCCGAGGAAGAAGCAGAAGAGGGCAGGGACCCCAAGGATGTAACGCTGTTTGCTGGGCTAGATGCAAAACATGGGGCACTGCTGTTGGATTTGGTGGGTCAAGAGAACTGGACCGAGGACGCATTCGAGCAGCTTTGCGGAAAGCATGGATTGATGCCGTCAGGTGCATTGGAGGCCGTAAACGAGTGGGCCTTTGAGACTCATGATGAAGCCTTGCTGGACGAGTATGATGGATATGACGTGTCTCCGGAGATTGCGGATGCGGTAAAACAAAAATTGGAAGGGGAGGGGCGTCATGTCTAAATTGAAGCCACGTGAACGCGATGCAATTGTTCAGGCTTTGCGGGCGGGGGTCGTGCCAAAACTGGGCCTGCGTCATATTCAGGTAGGACGCGTTCGCGAGATCGAAGAACTTGTGAAGGACATGGAACGTATCGCGGACGGCGGCTCAGCCATCCGTTTCGTTATCGGGGAGTATGGATCAGGCAAGACCTTCTTTATGAACCTGATCCGTTTGGTGGCTTTGGAAAAAGGGCTAGTGGTGATGTTCGCTGATCTTGCCCCTGATAGACGTATTCACGCGACGGGAGGTCAGGCACGTGGCCTCTACGCAGAGATGGCGCGCAACCTGTCGACGCGCACAAAGCCCGACGGCGGTGCATTGGCCAGTGTGGTTGAACGGTTTGTCAGCCAAGCCCACCGAGACGCCGAGGAAAAAGACGTGCCGACTGGCACCATTATCCGTGAGCGTCTGAGCCATTTCGAAGAACTCACTGGTGGCTTTGAATTTGCTGAGGTCATTCGCCGGTATTGGGAGGGCCACGAGAACGGGGATGACGAGCTCAAATCTGCAGCACTGCGCTGGCTGCGGGGAGAATTCGCAACCCGCACGGATGCACGTAAGACCCTTGGCGTGCGCACGATTGTCGATGATGCGAGCGTTTACGATCATCTCAAGCTGATGTCTGCTTTTGTGTGCGAGGCCGGTTACAAAGGGCTGCTTGTCGGCCTCGATGAAATGGTGAACCTGTTCAAGCTGACATCGTCCCAAGCGCGCAATGCGAACTACGAGCAGATTCTGCGCATTTTGAATGACGTCCTTCAGGGCAGCGCGGAGAACCTTGGGTTTCTCATGGGAGGCACGCCAGAGTTTTTGATGAACACGCGCCGTGGGCTTTACAGCTACGAAGCCCTGCAATCGCGGCTGGCAGAAAACACCTTTGCCCGTGATGGTCTTGTTGATTTGTCGGGGCCGGTTGTGCGGCTGGCAAGTCTGACGCCAGAAGATCTGTTTGTTCTGTTGGCCAATGTCAGACGCGTCATGCAAGACGATGAAACGGCTTTGCCGGATACAGCGTTGGAAGCCTTTATGAACCATTGCTCAGATCGGATTGGAGAGGCCTATTTCAGGACGCCGCGCAACACGGTGACGGCCTTTGTGGATCTGTTGTCGGTGTTGGAGCAAAACCCAGGCGTCGAGTGGAGCGATCTAATCGAAAAGATTGACGTTTCGGAAGACCTTGGCGAGGATATGAGTGAAGTAGAGGAAACGACTGGCGCTCAACCGAGCGGTGACGACGATCTGATCAGCTTCAAGCTCTGAGCCTCGAGGATGAGCAGCGCCTTTGACCAACTTGCCCGCCCCGTCCAGAAGTGGATCAGACAGCAGGGGTGGCGTGAGCTGCGCGACATTCAGGCGCGTGCAATTTGGACTATTTACGAAAGTGACAACGACCTCATCGTCGCGGCATCGACGGCTGGCGGCAAAACAGAGGCCGTATTTTTCCCGTTGATCTCTCAGGTGCTGGATGCGCCAGCAGAGGGTGGCGGGTTCGACGTGCTCTATATTGGGCCACTCAAGGCGCTCATCACCGATCAGGCGGGACGGCTGGAAGGCATCTGCCAAGAGGCGGAGCTTCCAGTGGTGCCGTGGCACGGCGATGTGTCGCAATCAGTCAAAACGCGTGCGATGAAAAACCCCAAAGGGATACTATTGATCACGCCAGAGTCGCTTGAGGCATTGTTCGTACGTCGGGGCTTGGAAATCGCGCGCCTGTTCGGTGCGACCCGAGCTGTGGTGATCGATGAGTTGCACACTGTGCTCGATAGTGAGCGCGGGGTGCAATTGCGATCTTTGCTCACTCGTCTTGAGTTGGCAATCAAAAGGCCCATACGCCGGATTGGACTATCTGCGACGCTTGGCGATATGGATCTTGCCCGCGCTTATCTGCGGCCTGACAATGCGGAACACGTCACATTGATCGAAGCAGACGGCGGAGAAGCGGAACTGAAACTCCAGCTACGGGGATATCTGTCCGGTGGAGAAGACGACAACACCCCATCTGCCACAGACGCTGTCGCAACGCATTTGTTCGCGCATCTACGGGGAAGCGATAATCTTGTGTTTGCCGGTGCGCGTCAACGTGTCGAGATTTACGCTGACCGACTGCGCAATCTGTGCGAGCAAGAGCATCTTCCCCAAGAGTTTTATCCTCACCATGCCAGCCTTTCACGCGATCACCGCGATTTTGTTGAACGGCGCCTGAAAGACAGCAGCAAACCGACCACGGCTGTCTGCACGTCCACTTTAGAGTTGGGTATCGATATCGGTGATGTAACCTGTGTGGCGCAAATTGGCGCACCTTTCACTGTCGCAGCCCTACGGCAACGTTTGGGGCGTTCGGGGCGCAGGGAGGGTCAGCCAGCCATCCTTAGACAATACGCGGTAGAAACGAGGCTTTCTTCGGATAGCAGCTTTGTGGATCGTCTGAGATTAGGCTTGATCCGGTCTATTGCGATGATTGATCTGTTGCTGGAGGGCTGGTGTGAACCACCCAAGCCGCAAGCGCTGCATCTGTCGACACTTGTCCATCAAATCCTTTCAGTGGTCGCGCAGCGGGGAGGGGCCCCAGCAAATGTTCTTTACAGCGTGCTTTGCCGCGAAGGGCCATTTCGCCAAGTCAGCACAGCAATGTTTACGGATGTGCTGCGCGCGCTCGGTCATCCTGAAACAGGGTTGATAGAGCAAACAGACGGCGGGTTGTTGCTGTTGGGGCAAACTGGGGAACGGCTGGTCGAGCACTATAGCTTTTATGCTGTGTTCAAGACCCCCGAGGAGTACCGACTGGTTTCAAACGGGCGGGATCTTGGGACATTGCCAATCGACAACATCCTTTCGCCGGGGATGATGCTGATCTTTTCAGGACGCCGCTGGTTGGTCCAGGAAATCCATGACCGTGAGAAGGTCATCATGGTCAAACCCGCCAAAGCAGGTGTGCCGCCTGTGTTCGGTGGTGACCCGGGCGAGATCCATGACAAAGTGATCGCGCGCATGTTCGATGTGTTGGAGGGCGATACCAAGCCCCTCTACATGGACGGGAATGCGCTTGAAATGCTTGAGGAGGCGCGGCTGAACTATGCGCAGATGGGGTTCAGTAATGCGCGCCTAATCAATTTGGGCGAAGAGACCTCAATCATCGCAACACGAGTAGGGACAATGAAAACGACAACCTTGGCGCTTGCGCTGAGAGGGTTTGGGTTTTCTGTCGAACAATATGATGGGTTCTTACAAGTGGAAGCGGGTTACGAAACCCGGCCACTAACCGAGGTTCTCAAGAGCATTGGAGAAGGTGAAGACGTTGATCTATTTGCAGATGCTGGGAACCTATTGACCGAGAAGTTTCACCCGTATTTGACTCGCGAATTGTTGGAGCTGGATGCGATTTCATCAAAGCTTGAGCCACTTAACCTAATCACAGTGGTTGAGACGATTTTTTCAAACCACAGGAAAGATGGACTCAATTAGAGAAGTGACCATTCGGCACTTCTACGTCAAGGCCTGCTTTTGCAAAAGGCGTACGCGCTTCTGGCCAAAGCTATGTGTTCTACCAATTTAGATATTTGATGCCGAACGCGGTTTGAACCCAGTGCCGGACAGTTTTGCAATACGCATAATAGCTTACGTGTTCCATCCCGGATGATCACATAAGCCCTCGGCGGTCTGCATTTTTCATGGCAAGATCGGTTCTGAGGGACATTCGGGACGGGGTGCGACCATGCTGATCCATCTTCACAAGCAAGCGACGACAACGCCGAAGATCCGGGCTGCGATCCAAGCGAGTACGGAGCCTGCGCCTTTGCTGGCAGAGCGCTTCGGCATCACGGAGCAGACCGTGTATAAGTGGCGCAAGCGCGACAGCGTCGAGGATCGCAGCCATACGCCGCATCGGCTGCAGACAACGCTGACGCCCGCGCAAGAAGCCGTCGCCGTGGCGCTGCGCAGGACTCTGTTGGTCTCGCTGGACGACCTTCTGGCGGTGGTGCGCGAGTTCCTGAATCCAGACGCTTCGCGCTCTGGTCTGGACCGCTGCCTGCGTCGGCATGGCGTAGGAAACCTGCGCGATCTCAAAGCCAAGGCAGCCGTGCCGAAACACAGCGCCTTCAAGGCCTACGTGCCCGGCTACATCCACATCGACGTGAAATACCTGCCGCAAATGGCCGATGAGGACCGACGCCGCTACCTTTTCGTGGCAATCGACCGCGCGACACGCTGGGTCTTCATCCGCGTCTTCAAGACCAAGACGGCGGCCAACGCCCGGCGCTTTCTACGTGACCTGGAACGCTCTTGCCCGCTGCGCATCCGCACGGTTTTGACTGACAATGGAAAAGAGTTCACCGACCGGCTCTTTGGTTTGCGCAAGCGCGCCGCGACAGGTGAGCACGAGTTCGACAAACTCTGCGCCGCTCTCGCTATCGATCATCGCCTGACACCGCCGAAGTCGCCTCAGACCAACGGCATGGTCGAGCGCTTCAATGGCCGCATCGAAGAAGTGCTGCAAAGCCACCATTTCCGATCAGGCGAGGAACTGGAGACGACGCTGCACCGCTACGTCTGGCTCTACAACCAGCAGCTTCCTCAATCAGCCCTGGGCAGCAAGACGCCCTTGCAGGCGATGAAGGACTGGCACAAACTCAAGCCAGAGCTGTTCAAGAAACAGCCATACTACCTGCCGGGATGTGACACTTACGAGGGGCAAATTCATTATGCCAGTAACGCAGTCACAACCTTTTCTAGAACAGGAAATTTTCTACCAGCCTCCCAAGCAGACGACATTGAGGCTGCAACATAAAGCGGATGCTTTTTTGAACCTCTCAGATTGCCTACAGCGTTCCTTCCAGCCTGGTGGAAGGCTTCGCACTCAGAGCCAAACTCCTGATCTAGCGTGGACTCTATATCGATATGCCAAGCTGTAAGGTTTTCCCTAAAAACGTGCTCATCAGGAAACTTTCCTAGTTTACCGTGGCCCGCAAGTTCTAGGATTGCGTCGTTGTCGCGAATGTGTTCGTTGCGGGCGCCTTGGTATTTATCAGGGTTTTCTCGGAACTTCTCTTCGTAACCCGAGTCGCAATCGAAAATTACATGACATGGTATGCTGAAACTCTTTGCAATTAAGAGCATAAGTGCAAGTGAGCTTTTGCCTTCACAAACAACAATGGAAGCACCAGATTTCTGGAAATCTGATTTCTTACCCGAGAGTCGAAGGTAGGCCTCGAGACAGGCGAGATCCGATATTCCTTCGACTAGCACAACTTTCTCAGCAAAGAAGATTTCGTTGAATTTCGGTTGTGTTTGGATGGCCAGCTTTGTTCGCGCCTGATCCTCGTTGTGCAATGCCTTGTCAAAGGCTGTATTGTAATCGCTCAGAATGTTCGAAAACGATGACTTAGACACCGAAACCGATCCGGACACATTGCGGAACATTTTAATGCCATCAAAGTGCTCGACCTCCACAAAGTAGGGACTGTGCGTCGTGATTAAGACCTGAGCATCACCTTTTGATAGCTCCATCAGGATTTCAGCGAGATGCCGCGCTTGTGGTGGGTGTTGATACAATTCGGGTTCTTCACACCCTAAGAGCAGCGTTGGGCTGACCGTGCCATCAACCGCCATCAGCTCTTGAAGGATAACTAGCAGGAACGAACGCTGTAGTCCGTGACCAAATTTTTCAACATTGTCGAGATAACCTCGCTCAGAGAGTTGAACTTGTGCCACAGGTTCTTGAACGGAGACTGACTTTTCGTCTTTCTTCCAGTCCAAAGTTAAGTCGGCGTCAGTCATGACGGCCGCCTGCAACCTTTCTGCTAACCGGCCCTGCAGCGCGGTCAAGTGGGTCCGTTGATTAGATAAGAGCTTCAAATAGGAATCAAGTGCTTCAGTTCTGATCCGGTCAAGTTCTGCGTCATAGTCCATCCCAGATCTGATGGTGTGCTGGATCAGCTTGCCCAGATGAGATGTTTTCGCTTCTTC encodes the following:
- a CDS encoding tellurite resistance TerB C-terminal domain-containing protein, whose product is MELALASFVAHADGRIAEAERNALEAQVASVEGLSEQERHRLQANMVWFLAVPPDMTLLRRKLKDVGVEDQTAMRAALVGAAHADGVIQSEEVASIEKVYKALGLDPSLAYSDLHAGEIADAPRTVRAAQPGNSGEAIPELQKATGPVLDASRIAAIRSDTARVSSVLGQIFEAEEEAEEGRDPKDVTLFAGLDAKHGALLLDLVGQENWTEDAFEQLCGKHGLMPSGALEAVNEWAFETHDEALLDEYDGYDVSPEIADAVKQKLEGEGRHV
- a CDS encoding ATP-binding protein, which produces MSKLKPRERDAIVQALRAGVVPKLGLRHIQVGRVREIEELVKDMERIADGGSAIRFVIGEYGSGKTFFMNLIRLVALEKGLVVMFADLAPDRRIHATGGQARGLYAEMARNLSTRTKPDGGALASVVERFVSQAHRDAEEKDVPTGTIIRERLSHFEELTGGFEFAEVIRRYWEGHENGDDELKSAALRWLRGEFATRTDARKTLGVRTIVDDASVYDHLKLMSAFVCEAGYKGLLVGLDEMVNLFKLTSSQARNANYEQILRILNDVLQGSAENLGFLMGGTPEFLMNTRRGLYSYEALQSRLAENTFARDGLVDLSGPVVRLASLTPEDLFVLLANVRRVMQDDETALPDTALEAFMNHCSDRIGEAYFRTPRNTVTAFVDLLSVLEQNPGVEWSDLIEKIDVSEDLGEDMSEVEETTGAQPSGDDDLISFKL
- a CDS encoding ATP-binding protein, giving the protein MSETEDYLPRHLIPELEDAIASARVVNLIGPRQVGKTTLVRDLFGNGRFITLDDAAVLAAIESDPEGQLASLMEDLDRAPLIIDEAQRSKKLALAIKRVVDTNRRKGQFVLTGSSNVFTTTDVADSLAGRMRTLKLWPLSVAEVKRAPVSRLMDWAMQKDPKLGQVVDPEPVSRSDYIDLILEGGFPETRTLPLRSRQRQYRDYIDAVVERDVADITPVRKPDALRILIDQMAARSAQEINASELAKLTKLQRATVEQYLDILIRLSMLTKLGAWTSGEGKREIKNPKYHFADSGIACALRRFTEDTFTIDNNPQALGGLLESFVLNEIQRAVPMQAADYRLYHWRSADQREIDILIDGGSHLVCVEVKASASVSGDDFKHLKWFSKDGPGRSRACTGIVFYLGQKKLTFGDRNFALPVSALWSDIND
- a CDS encoding DEAD/DEAH box helicase: MSSAFDQLARPVQKWIRQQGWRELRDIQARAIWTIYESDNDLIVAASTAGGKTEAVFFPLISQVLDAPAEGGGFDVLYIGPLKALITDQAGRLEGICQEAELPVVPWHGDVSQSVKTRAMKNPKGILLITPESLEALFVRRGLEIARLFGATRAVVIDELHTVLDSERGVQLRSLLTRLELAIKRPIRRIGLSATLGDMDLARAYLRPDNAEHVTLIEADGGEAELKLQLRGYLSGGEDDNTPSATDAVATHLFAHLRGSDNLVFAGARQRVEIYADRLRNLCEQEHLPQEFYPHHASLSRDHRDFVERRLKDSSKPTTAVCTSTLELGIDIGDVTCVAQIGAPFTVAALRQRLGRSGRREGQPAILRQYAVETRLSSDSSFVDRLRLGLIRSIAMIDLLLEGWCEPPKPQALHLSTLVHQILSVVAQRGGAPANVLYSVLCREGPFRQVSTAMFTDVLRALGHPETGLIEQTDGGLLLLGQTGERLVEHYSFYAVFKTPEEYRLVSNGRDLGTLPIDNILSPGMMLIFSGRRWLVQEIHDREKVIMVKPAKAGVPPVFGGDPGEIHDKVIARMFDVLEGDTKPLYMDGNALEMLEEARLNYAQMGFSNARLINLGEETSIIATRVGTMKTTTLALALRGFGFSVEQYDGFLQVEAGYETRPLTEVLKSIGEGEDVDLFADAGNLLTEKFHPYLTRELLELDAISSKLEPLNLITVVETIFSNHRKDGLN
- a CDS encoding ATP-dependent nuclease translates to MKIKSVEIHNFRSIKRETLDCTQFNSFVGPNGSGKSTVLNALNVFFGEINSFSEEDFHNRDTSAPIVIKITFHHLSDDAAEEFSHYVRAGLLVVQSEVAANSDGSFKKSVRGERLVFSPFKEFFEAKSAKERGDIFKRLQGKHKGLENATNDENRRAALADYEEALPDTEKQLAVSGAEFFGVSKGAHKFQRHISWVYVPAVKDASSESEEAKTSHLGKLIQHTIRSGMDYDAELDRIRTEALDSYLKLLSNQRTHLTALQGRLAERLQAAVMTDADLTLDWKKDEKSVSVQEPVAQVQLSERGYLDNVEKFGHGLQRSFLLVILQELMAVDGTVSPTLLLGCEEPELYQHPPQARHLAEILMELSKGDAQVLITTHSPYFVEVEHFDGIKMFRNVSGSVSVSKSSFSNILSDYNTAFDKALHNEDQARTKLAIQTQPKFNEIFFAEKVVLVEGISDLACLEAYLRLSGKKSDFQKSGASIVVCEGKSSLALMLLIAKSFSIPCHVIFDCDSGYEEKFRENPDKYQGARNEHIRDNDAILELAGHGKLGKFPDEHVFRENLTAWHIDIESTLDQEFGSECEAFHQAGRNAVGNLRGSKKHPLYVAASMSSAWEAGRKFPVLEKVVTALLA